The following DNA comes from Phytohabitans rumicis.
ACGCGACAGGCCGCCCGGCTCAATTTGCTGAAGTAGCAAGCTTCTTTGTCGGGATCGGAGGTCCTGGAGAAGGCTGGTGGGCATGAGCGCACATGAACACCAACTCGCCGGGGACCACGCCGACCTGTTCGAGCCACCGGGTTGGGACGAGCGGTATTCCGGCCAGGAGAAGGTGTGGAGCGGGAACCCCAATCCACAACTGGTCGCGGAGGCGGCCGGACTGCGGCCGGGCACCGCGTTGGACGTCGGCTGCGGCGAGGGCGGTGACGTGATCTGGCTGGCTCGCCATGGTTGGACGGTCACCGGCGCCGACTTCTCCGCCAACGGTCTGGCACGTGCCGCCCGGCATGCCGAGCAGGCCGGGGTCGCCGACCGCGTCGACTGGTGGCAGGTCGACGCGCGGACCTTCGCGGCGGACGGACGCTCCTACGACCTGGTCACCACCCACTACCTGCACCCGCCGGAGGGCGGGATGGTGCAGGTGGCCGGCCGGTTGGCCGAGGCTGTCGCGGCCGGTGGCCACCTGCTCATCGTTGGTCACGCGCCGTCGGAGGCGTTCACCCAGCTGTCCGCGAGCCAGCACCGGGCGATGTTCCTCGCCGAGCAGTTGCTGCCCGCCCTGCCGGACGGCTTCGACGCCATCGTGGTCGAGCAACGGCCGCGAACGGTGATCCGTGGCGGCGTAACGGTCGACATTCAGGACTCCATACTGCTCGCCCGCCGCACCTCCTAGTCCGGGGTTACTTGGGCACGATCCGGAACGACACGAACCTGGGCCGGTAGATGCTCGGGTCGCGGTAGTGATCACCTTCCGCGGAGACCCGACTGTCCATGCTGTTGACGTTGTAGGACAGGGTCCATCGGTCGCCGACCCGCAGCCCGGATGGACGTGCGCGTTGTAGCCGATGATGTCGCCGTCCCAATAGCTGCCGTACGGGCCGGGCTCAGGCATGCGGTACACCAGGTCGTGATCCACCCAGTAGCCGAACGGTCCATACGGCGAGCAGCTGTGCCAGATGCGGATCTTCCCGCTGAACGCCTCGGTGCTGTCCTGGCTGATCAGCACGAATCCGCCATTCCACGGTGTCACGCTGTATTCGTTGGCGATGCCGGTGAGGGAGGTGGTCCCGTCCCGCTCGTCGCGCACCCAGTAGCCCTCGGCCGTGTCGAAGAACTGCCAGTCCTCGACCTTGCTCAGGTCGCTCCCCTTGACCCGGGCGACGCGCATCTTCTTGTTGATGGGGGCGTCGGATACACCATAGATGTAGGTGTATCCGTCGCCGCTCCTGCTGGCTTCGAGCAGGGCGGAGCCCCAGGCCACCCGCGCCGCGGACGGCAACTGGTCGACGCGTTCCGGCTCGGTGAGGTCGTCGAGCGAGAAGGTGGCGACGACGTTCCGGTTGAATTCCCAGTCCCAGGCGCCGAGGCCGAACCGTCGATACTCGTAGTACATGACCTGGAGCTTCTGCTCGCCGCCCACGTTGGCGAGCATCCCGTCGCCCGCCCAGTACCAGTGGTTCTCCGCGGCGGGTGGCATGATCGCGGTGGGTGCGGCCTTGGTGCCGCCCGTGATCGTGGTGAGGCTGTCACCGTTCTGGATGACGAATGTGCTGTTGACGAACCCCGCGCTCGTCGGTCGTGTGCCGTCCGAGTTGAGCGGCCCCAGGAAGGTGTCCGAGAA
Coding sequences within:
- a CDS encoding class I SAM-dependent methyltransferase, which translates into the protein MSAHEHQLAGDHADLFEPPGWDERYSGQEKVWSGNPNPQLVAEAAGLRPGTALDVGCGEGGDVIWLARHGWTVTGADFSANGLARAARHAEQAGVADRVDWWQVDARTFAADGRSYDLVTTHYLHPPEGGMVQVAGRLAEAVAAGGHLLIVGHAPSEAFTQLSASQHRAMFLAEQLLPALPDGFDAIVVEQRPRTVIRGGVTVDIQDSILLARRTS